Proteins from one Mercurialis annua linkage group LG7, ddMerAnnu1.2, whole genome shotgun sequence genomic window:
- the LOC130014835 gene encoding uncharacterized protein LOC130014835: MGDNSGILEGVNRLTILEEEEDVLDYSAEANVREAETSGWLVGRFLTDKIVNLIAMRQMMAFVWKPVRGVKVSEIKPNLFLFQFFHELDLARVVNEGPWTFEHHLFLCQEVKRGAIVEDMELWHADLWVHVVDIPLGYASEKLAQDAGKVLGGFITQDFNPGKTVGANTLRVRVRVDIRKPLKRRMKFKRGPNEWSWLNFQYERIPMFCFYCGVLGHSEKYCEKYFDNPIPREQLPYGVEMRFNPKKVDSKLGDRWLRDDSPVRVSKVQDDDDVEALNGKITGNLSIQNSNLNFGKGGEYRSDLCGGYGKDNGNWKVTSSNKQQIPYSKGFDDTQILNVEDVVVADAKRKRSNKGDGLLALDIGPSFHNSDMMIDSTSDRPVGPGFQARPAQ, encoded by the coding sequence ATGGGAGATAATTCGGGAATCCTGGAAGGTGTTAATCGTCTGACTATTCTGGAGGAGGAGGAAGATGTGTTGGATTATTCAGCGGAGGCTAATGTGAGGGAGGCGGAGACTTCAGGTTGGCTGGTTGGCAGATTCTTAACTGACAAAATTGTTAATCTCATAGCAATGAGACAGATGATGGCTTTCGTTTGGAAGCCGGTTAGAGGAGTTAAGGTGTCGGAGATAAAACCAAACTTGTTTTTATTTCAGTTCTTTCATGAGTTAGACCTGGCGAGAGTGGTTAATGAGGGACCTTGGACGTTTGAACATCACCTGTTCTTATGTCAGGAGGTCAAGCGAGGGGCAATAGTGGAGGATATGGAACTTTGGCATGCAGATTTATGGGTTCATGTGGTTGATATTCCCCTGGGATATGCGTCGGAAAAGTTGGCCCAAGATGCTGGGAAGGTGCTTGGTGGATTCATTACGCAGGATTTCAATCCTGGCAAGACTGTGGGGGCTAATACTTTACGAGTAAGGGTGAGAGTTGATATTCGTAAACCATTGAAGAGGCGTATGAAGTTTAAGCGTGGTCCAAATGAGTGGAGCTGGCTCAATTTTCAGTACGAACGTATCCCGATGTTTTGTTTCTACTGTGGTGTGCTAGGGCACTCAGAAAAATATTGTGAGAAGTATTTTGATAATCCAATACCTAGGGAGCAGCTGCCGTATGGAGTAGAGATGCGTTTTAATCCGAAGAAAGTTGATTCGAAGCTAGGGGATAGGTGGTTGCGAGATGATAGTCCAGTTAGGGTTTCTAAGGTACAAGACGATGATGACGTGGAAGCCCTTAATGGAAAGATTACGGGAAATCTGTCTATCcagaattcaaatttaaattttggaaaGGGCGGTGAATACAGGAGTGATTTGTGTGGAGGTTATGGGAAGGATAATGGAAATTGGAAGGTGACCAGCTCAAATAAGCAACAGATCCCTTATTCTAAGGGATTTGATGATACTCAGATATTAAACGTTGAGGATGTGGTAGTTGCGGAtgccaaaagaaaaagaagtaaTAAAGGGGATGGTTTATTGGCATTGGATATTGGGCCTAGCTTTCATAATTCAGATATGATGATAGACTCAACAAGTGACAGACCGGTGGGCCCTGGGTTCCAGGCCCGCCCAGCACAATGA